A window of Rhododendron vialii isolate Sample 1 chromosome 13a, ASM3025357v1 contains these coding sequences:
- the LOC131312394 gene encoding pre-mRNA-processing factor 39-2 isoform X3: protein MELQVYTAAKGLSAAGEEESQGYNLLAPSQGFDEQLQELMRRGSLDFDTWTSIISKIEKIYPDDIEKICLVYDSFLSEFPLCHGYWRKFAAHRAHLCTIDKVVETFERAVRCATYCVGVWVEYCSFGMVAYEDPSDIRSFKKFAAILEAEMERHENHSAEIESESVNDAAFTALTNEISSVINNLLDPSTGYLCYRALQIYKSIGERFYQEACELESKISSFEKNIGRPYFHVIPLDDNQLENWHHYLDFVEMQEDFDWAVKLYERCLIPCADYPEFWMRYVEFMEAKGGRELANFALDRATEVFLKNVPAIHLFNSRFKEKIGDRCGARAAFLLPDKELNSDFVEKVVKEANMEKRLGNFTAASSVYEKALAMAAERQKLHSVAILYIHFSHLKYMMTGSVDAARDVIIDGIQHVPHCKLLLEGLIYFLMMHGGVGQVNVVEPIITDAISPVPVASQGLGAKDREDISVLYLQFVDQCGTVHEIIKAWNQHIKLFPHLLRTTSSKKLPTSGTQLLDKLTVKPCCPSGGHTSDQLNQLQMQEQKVSLPENHPIHPNQVFTSQIQPEENNNCAQERSQQVSPKIAEQCMEDESIVNKPTHDVVHQSGDDACGHMESTPYSVHQAPEAANEPVGPARVEDECRPIVPTHGLLHSPGEDAYETMDTTHGLVENTTQPAHDLVHQVANVDSFSEASQKYTDSIKVEQELDHEPKQHAKPFPLDALHLNSQEKRYWESTPMSSSEQQSPTYNRPENCQKAKGSRCTLSTGSSISSDSAQIQNETLKHSSGDTRSGFHGDSENQQNQQWRVSPQKQRLPAEINAQMVSSGGDSDHPLPAQNPLVQRNSTTHSSPPQNLQQQSFVSEHQSLPQAQMAQFPMPSGGQYGNTAYIQEYNQMMENYFRQLQHMIAQQHYEYQQQFMQQVQQQQVQQPYQQQQQQQLYLQQQQQLAQLYYQQLPQLQGQQAQLMQQQQQFYHQFMQPHDQNPMQQQQAYQQHQQMQHHQQITSPQIPTWNGSYYHQQSSSQHFGSSHSGVEPGQQFVSQVQQVISPHSASASESLDPQQISQGITPPHPPAASGSAVSPHNQLQPSHGGTPHGAGASRPSSSPYNQQQLP from the exons ATGGAGTTACAGGTGTATACTGCTGCGAAGGGCCTTTCGGCTGCAGGGGAAGAAGAGTCTCAAG GATATAATCTGTTGGCACCTTCCCAAGGTTTTGATGAACAACTTCAGGAACTGATGCGCAGAGGGTCATTAGACTTTGATACTTGGACTTCGATTATCTCAAAGATTGAGAAAATATATCCC GATGATATAGAGAAGATCTGTTTAGTGTATGATTCCTTTTTGTCAGAGTTTCCTTTGTGCCATGGATACTGGAGGAAGTTTGCTGCTCACAGAGCACACTTATGCACTATTGACAAGGTTGTTGAAACCTTTGAACGAGCTGTGCGCTGTGCAACATACTGTGTTGGTGTTTGGGTTGAGTATTGTAGCTTTGGTATGGTGGCTTATGAAGATCCATCCGATATTCGTAG TTTTAAAAAGTTTGCGGCCATTTTGGAAGCAGAGATGGAACGGCATGAAAACCACAGTGCTGAAATAGAGTCAGAATCTGTCAATGATGCTGCATTCACAGCACTTACCAATGAAATCTCCTCTGTCATTAACAACCTGCTGGATCCTTCTACTGGCTACCTTTGTTATAGAGCTCTGCAGATCTATAAATCTATTGGGGAGAGGTTCTACCAGGAAGCTTGTGAATTAGAAAGTAAAATAAGTAGCTTTGAGAAAAACATTGGGAGGCCTTATTTTCATGTTATACCACTTGATGATAATCAACTAGAAAACTGGCATCACTATCTAGATTTTGTTGAGATGCAAGAAGATTTTGATTGG GCCGTAAAGCTTTATGAGAGATGCTTAATCCCCTGCGCTGATTACCCTGAATTCTGGATGCGTTATGTTGAATTTATGGAAGCTAAGGGAGGGAGAGAGCTAGCAAACTTTGCCCTTGACCGAGCAACAGAAGTATTTCTTAAG AATGTGCCAGCAATCCATCTTTTCAACTCACGGTTTAAGGAGAAAATAGGGGACAGGTGTGGTGCACGTGCTGCATTTCTTTTGCCCGATAAAGAGTTGAATTCTGACTTTGTGGAAAAAGTTGTAAAAGAAGCCAATATGGAAAAACGATTG GGAAATTTTACAGCAGCCTCAAGTGTTTATGAGAAAGCACTGGCAATGGCAGCAGAGAGGCAAAAATTGCATAGCGTTGCGATTCTCTACATTCATTTCTCTCATCTTAAGTATATG ATGACAGGTAGCGTAGATGCAGCCAGAGATGTGATTATAGACGGCATACAACATGTGCCTCATTGCAAATTACTTCTAGAG GGTTTGATATACTTTTTGATGATGCATGGAGGAGTTGGACAAGTCAATGTAGTGGAACCCATAATAACTGATGCTATATCTCCAGTGCCAGTTGCATCTCAGGGGTTGGGTGCCAAAGATCGGGAAGACATATCGGTTCTATACTTGCAG TTTGTTGACCAATGTGGAACTGTCCACGAGATTATTAAGGCATGGAATCAGCACATAAAATTGTTCCCACATTTGCTAAGGACTACCTCCTCAAAGAAGCTCCCAACTTCAGGCACTCAATTGTTGGACAAACTGACGGTAAAGCCTTGTTGTCCATCTGGAGGCCATACTTCGGACCAACTTAACCAGCTGCAGATGCAAGAGCAGAAGGTATCACTGCCTGAAAATCATCCCATACACCCCAACCAGGTATTCACAAGTCAGATCCAaccagaagaaaacaacaacTGTGCACAGGAGAGATCACAACAGGTATCTCCCAAAATTGCAGAACAGTGTATGGAAGATGAATCAATAGTAAATAAACCAACCCATGATGTGGTACATCAGTCTGGGGATGATGCATGTGGACATATGGAATCAACTCCTTATTCGGTACATCAGGCACCTGAAGCTGCAAATGAACCAGTGGGGCCAGCTCGTGTAGAAGATGAATGTAGACCAATAGTGCCAACTCATGGCTTACTTCATTCACCTGGAGAAGATGCTTATGAAACAATGGACACAACTCATGGTTTGGTAGAAAACACAACTCAACCTGCTCATGACTTAGTGCATCAAGTTGCGAATGTTGATTCATTTTCAGAGGCCTCACAGAAATACACAGATTCCATTAAGGTTGAGCAAGAGCTGGACCATGAGCCTAAACAGCATGCAAAGCCATTTCCTTTAGATGCCCTTCACTTGAATTCTCAGGAGAAGAGATATTGGGAATCAACACCAATGTCTTCTTCTGAGCAACAATCTCCGACCTATAATAGACCAGAGAATTGTCAGAAAGCTAAAGGGAGCCGTTGTACACTCAGCACAGGAAGCTCGATATCCTCTGATTCTGCTCAAATCCAAAATGAAACGTTAAAGCATTCATCAGGAGATACAAGATCTGGGTTTCATGGGGATTCAGAAAATCAACAGAATCAACAATGGCGAGTTTCTCCACAGAAACAACGCCTTCCAGCTGAAATTAATGCCCAAATGGTTAGCAGTGGAGGTGATTCTGATCATCCTTTACCTGCGCAAAATCCACTTGTTCAAAGGAATTCAACTACTCATTCGTCGCCACCACAAAATTTGCAGCAGCAGAGCTTTGTTTCCGAACACCAATCACTTCCTCAAGCACAGATGGCTCAGTTTCCTATGCCAAGCGGGGGGCAGTATGGGAACACAGCTTATATTCAAGAGTACAATCAGATGATGGAAAATTATTTCCGGCAGCTGCAGCACATGATTGCTCAACAACACTATGAATATCAACAACAATTTATGCAGCAGGTGCAGCAGCAACAAGTTCAACAACCCTATcagcagcaacagcagcagcaacttTACTTACAGCAGCAACAGCAACTGGCACAGTTGTACTATCAACAGTTGCCCCAGCTGCAGGGACAGCAAGCTCAGCTgatgcagcagcagcagcagttctATCATCAGTTTATGCAGCCACATGATCAGAACCCGATGCAACAGCAACAAGCATATCAGCAGCACCAACAAATGCAACACCACCAGCAGATTACTTCACCACAGATTCCAACATGGAACGGGAGCTACTATCATCAG
- the LOC131312394 gene encoding pre-mRNA-processing factor 39-2 isoform X2 produces MELQVYTAAKGLSAAGEEESQGYNLLAPSQGFDEQLQELMRRGSLDFDTWTSIISKIEKIYPDDIEKICLVYDSFLSEFPLCHGYWRKFAAHRAHLCTIDKVVETFERAVRCATYCVGVWVEYCSFGMVAYEDPSDIRRLFKRAMSFVGKDYLCHSLWDKYIEFEFSQQQWSLLALIYVQTLKFPTKKLHRYYDNFKKFAAILEAEMERHENHSAEIESESVNDAAFTALTNEISSVINNLLDPSTGYLCYRALQIYKSIGERFYQEACELESKISSFEKNIGRPYFHVIPLDDNQLENWHHYLDFVEMQEDFDWAVKLYERCLIPCADYPEFWMRYVEFMEAKGGRELANFALDRATEVFLKNVPAIHLFNSRFKEKIGDRCGARAAFLLPDKELNSDFVEKVVKEANMEKRLGNFTAASSVYEKALAMAAERQKLHSVAILYIHFSHLKYMMTGSVDAARDVIIDGIQHVPHCKLLLEGLIYFLMMHGGVGQVNVVEPIITDAISPVPVASQGLGAKDREDISVLYLQFVDQCGTVHEIIKAWNQHIKLFPHLLRTTSSKKLPTSGTQLLDKLTVKPCCPSGGHTSDQLNQLQMQEQKVSLPENHPIHPNQVFTSQIQPEENNNCAQERSQQVSPKIAEQCMEDESIVNKPTHDVVHQSGDDACGHMESTPYSVHQAPEAANEPVGPARVEDECRPIVPTHGLLHSPGEDAYETMDTTHGLVENTTQPAHDLVHQVANVDSFSEASQKYTDSIKVEQELDHEPKQHAKPFPLDALHLNSQEKRYWESTPMSSSEQQSPTYNRPENCQKAKGSRCTLSTGSSISSDSAQIQNETLKHSSGDTRSGFHGDSENQQNQQWRVSPQKQRLPAEINAQMVSSGGDSDHPLPAQNPLVQRNSTTHSSPPQNLQQQSFVSEHQSLPQAQMAQFPMPSGGQYGNTAYIQEYNQMMENYFRQLQHMIAQQHYEYQQQFMQQVQQQQVQQPYQQQQQQQLYLQQQQQLAQLYYQQLPQLQGQQAQLMQQQQQFYHQFMQPHDQNPMQQQQAYQQHQQMQHHQQITSPQIPTWNGSYYHQQSSSQHFGSSHSGVEPGQQFVSQVISPHSASASESLDPQQISQGITPPHPPAASGSAVSPHNQLQPSHGGTPHGAGASRPSSSPYNQQQLP; encoded by the exons ATGGAGTTACAGGTGTATACTGCTGCGAAGGGCCTTTCGGCTGCAGGGGAAGAAGAGTCTCAAG GATATAATCTGTTGGCACCTTCCCAAGGTTTTGATGAACAACTTCAGGAACTGATGCGCAGAGGGTCATTAGACTTTGATACTTGGACTTCGATTATCTCAAAGATTGAGAAAATATATCCC GATGATATAGAGAAGATCTGTTTAGTGTATGATTCCTTTTTGTCAGAGTTTCCTTTGTGCCATGGATACTGGAGGAAGTTTGCTGCTCACAGAGCACACTTATGCACTATTGACAAGGTTGTTGAAACCTTTGAACGAGCTGTGCGCTGTGCAACATACTGTGTTGGTGTTTGGGTTGAGTATTGTAGCTTTGGTATGGTGGCTTATGAAGATCCATCCGATATTCGTAG ATTGTTTAAAAGAGCAATGTCCTTTGTTGGAAAGGACTACTTGTGTCATTCCCTCTGGGATAAATATATTGAGTTCGAGTTCTCTCAGCAGCAGTGGAGCTTACTTGCCCTGATATATGTCCAAACTCTGAAGTTTCCTACGAAAAAATTACATCGCTATTATGATAA TTTTAAAAAGTTTGCGGCCATTTTGGAAGCAGAGATGGAACGGCATGAAAACCACAGTGCTGAAATAGAGTCAGAATCTGTCAATGATGCTGCATTCACAGCACTTACCAATGAAATCTCCTCTGTCATTAACAACCTGCTGGATCCTTCTACTGGCTACCTTTGTTATAGAGCTCTGCAGATCTATAAATCTATTGGGGAGAGGTTCTACCAGGAAGCTTGTGAATTAGAAAGTAAAATAAGTAGCTTTGAGAAAAACATTGGGAGGCCTTATTTTCATGTTATACCACTTGATGATAATCAACTAGAAAACTGGCATCACTATCTAGATTTTGTTGAGATGCAAGAAGATTTTGATTGG GCCGTAAAGCTTTATGAGAGATGCTTAATCCCCTGCGCTGATTACCCTGAATTCTGGATGCGTTATGTTGAATTTATGGAAGCTAAGGGAGGGAGAGAGCTAGCAAACTTTGCCCTTGACCGAGCAACAGAAGTATTTCTTAAG AATGTGCCAGCAATCCATCTTTTCAACTCACGGTTTAAGGAGAAAATAGGGGACAGGTGTGGTGCACGTGCTGCATTTCTTTTGCCCGATAAAGAGTTGAATTCTGACTTTGTGGAAAAAGTTGTAAAAGAAGCCAATATGGAAAAACGATTG GGAAATTTTACAGCAGCCTCAAGTGTTTATGAGAAAGCACTGGCAATGGCAGCAGAGAGGCAAAAATTGCATAGCGTTGCGATTCTCTACATTCATTTCTCTCATCTTAAGTATATG ATGACAGGTAGCGTAGATGCAGCCAGAGATGTGATTATAGACGGCATACAACATGTGCCTCATTGCAAATTACTTCTAGAG GGTTTGATATACTTTTTGATGATGCATGGAGGAGTTGGACAAGTCAATGTAGTGGAACCCATAATAACTGATGCTATATCTCCAGTGCCAGTTGCATCTCAGGGGTTGGGTGCCAAAGATCGGGAAGACATATCGGTTCTATACTTGCAG TTTGTTGACCAATGTGGAACTGTCCACGAGATTATTAAGGCATGGAATCAGCACATAAAATTGTTCCCACATTTGCTAAGGACTACCTCCTCAAAGAAGCTCCCAACTTCAGGCACTCAATTGTTGGACAAACTGACGGTAAAGCCTTGTTGTCCATCTGGAGGCCATACTTCGGACCAACTTAACCAGCTGCAGATGCAAGAGCAGAAGGTATCACTGCCTGAAAATCATCCCATACACCCCAACCAGGTATTCACAAGTCAGATCCAaccagaagaaaacaacaacTGTGCACAGGAGAGATCACAACAGGTATCTCCCAAAATTGCAGAACAGTGTATGGAAGATGAATCAATAGTAAATAAACCAACCCATGATGTGGTACATCAGTCTGGGGATGATGCATGTGGACATATGGAATCAACTCCTTATTCGGTACATCAGGCACCTGAAGCTGCAAATGAACCAGTGGGGCCAGCTCGTGTAGAAGATGAATGTAGACCAATAGTGCCAACTCATGGCTTACTTCATTCACCTGGAGAAGATGCTTATGAAACAATGGACACAACTCATGGTTTGGTAGAAAACACAACTCAACCTGCTCATGACTTAGTGCATCAAGTTGCGAATGTTGATTCATTTTCAGAGGCCTCACAGAAATACACAGATTCCATTAAGGTTGAGCAAGAGCTGGACCATGAGCCTAAACAGCATGCAAAGCCATTTCCTTTAGATGCCCTTCACTTGAATTCTCAGGAGAAGAGATATTGGGAATCAACACCAATGTCTTCTTCTGAGCAACAATCTCCGACCTATAATAGACCAGAGAATTGTCAGAAAGCTAAAGGGAGCCGTTGTACACTCAGCACAGGAAGCTCGATATCCTCTGATTCTGCTCAAATCCAAAATGAAACGTTAAAGCATTCATCAGGAGATACAAGATCTGGGTTTCATGGGGATTCAGAAAATCAACAGAATCAACAATGGCGAGTTTCTCCACAGAAACAACGCCTTCCAGCTGAAATTAATGCCCAAATGGTTAGCAGTGGAGGTGATTCTGATCATCCTTTACCTGCGCAAAATCCACTTGTTCAAAGGAATTCAACTACTCATTCGTCGCCACCACAAAATTTGCAGCAGCAGAGCTTTGTTTCCGAACACCAATCACTTCCTCAAGCACAGATGGCTCAGTTTCCTATGCCAAGCGGGGGGCAGTATGGGAACACAGCTTATATTCAAGAGTACAATCAGATGATGGAAAATTATTTCCGGCAGCTGCAGCACATGATTGCTCAACAACACTATGAATATCAACAACAATTTATGCAGCAGGTGCAGCAGCAACAAGTTCAACAACCCTATcagcagcaacagcagcagcaacttTACTTACAGCAGCAACAGCAACTGGCACAGTTGTACTATCAACAGTTGCCCCAGCTGCAGGGACAGCAAGCTCAGCTgatgcagcagcagcagcagttctATCATCAGTTTATGCAGCCACATGATCAGAACCCGATGCAACAGCAACAAGCATATCAGCAGCACCAACAAATGCAACACCACCAGCAGATTACTTCACCACAGATTCCAACATGGAACGGGAGCTACTATCATCAG
- the LOC131312394 gene encoding pre-mRNA-processing factor 39-2 isoform X4, which yields MVAYEDPSDIRRLFKRAMSFVGKDYLCHSLWDKYIEFEFSQQQWSLLALIYVQTLKFPTKKLHRYYDNFKKFAAILEAEMERHENHSAEIESESVNDAAFTALTNEISSVINNLLDPSTGYLCYRALQIYKSIGERFYQEACELESKISSFEKNIGRPYFHVIPLDDNQLENWHHYLDFVEMQEDFDWAVKLYERCLIPCADYPEFWMRYVEFMEAKGGRELANFALDRATEVFLKNVPAIHLFNSRFKEKIGDRCGARAAFLLPDKELNSDFVEKVVKEANMEKRLGNFTAASSVYEKALAMAAERQKLHSVAILYIHFSHLKYMMTGSVDAARDVIIDGIQHVPHCKLLLEGLIYFLMMHGGVGQVNVVEPIITDAISPVPVASQGLGAKDREDISVLYLQFVDQCGTVHEIIKAWNQHIKLFPHLLRTTSSKKLPTSGTQLLDKLTVKPCCPSGGHTSDQLNQLQMQEQKVSLPENHPIHPNQVFTSQIQPEENNNCAQERSQQVSPKIAEQCMEDESIVNKPTHDVVHQSGDDACGHMESTPYSVHQAPEAANEPVGPARVEDECRPIVPTHGLLHSPGEDAYETMDTTHGLVENTTQPAHDLVHQVANVDSFSEASQKYTDSIKVEQELDHEPKQHAKPFPLDALHLNSQEKRYWESTPMSSSEQQSPTYNRPENCQKAKGSRCTLSTGSSISSDSAQIQNETLKHSSGDTRSGFHGDSENQQNQQWRVSPQKQRLPAEINAQMVSSGGDSDHPLPAQNPLVQRNSTTHSSPPQNLQQQSFVSEHQSLPQAQMAQFPMPSGGQYGNTAYIQEYNQMMENYFRQLQHMIAQQHYEYQQQFMQQVQQQQVQQPYQQQQQQQLYLQQQQQLAQLYYQQLPQLQGQQAQLMQQQQQFYHQFMQPHDQNPMQQQQAYQQHQQMQHHQQITSPQIPTWNGSYYHQQSSSQHFGSSHSGVEPGQQFVSQVQQVISPHSASASESLDPQQISQGITPPHPPAASGSAVSPHNQLQPSHGGTPHGAGASRPSSSPYNQQQLP from the exons ATGGTGGCTTATGAAGATCCATCCGATATTCGTAG ATTGTTTAAAAGAGCAATGTCCTTTGTTGGAAAGGACTACTTGTGTCATTCCCTCTGGGATAAATATATTGAGTTCGAGTTCTCTCAGCAGCAGTGGAGCTTACTTGCCCTGATATATGTCCAAACTCTGAAGTTTCCTACGAAAAAATTACATCGCTATTATGATAA TTTTAAAAAGTTTGCGGCCATTTTGGAAGCAGAGATGGAACGGCATGAAAACCACAGTGCTGAAATAGAGTCAGAATCTGTCAATGATGCTGCATTCACAGCACTTACCAATGAAATCTCCTCTGTCATTAACAACCTGCTGGATCCTTCTACTGGCTACCTTTGTTATAGAGCTCTGCAGATCTATAAATCTATTGGGGAGAGGTTCTACCAGGAAGCTTGTGAATTAGAAAGTAAAATAAGTAGCTTTGAGAAAAACATTGGGAGGCCTTATTTTCATGTTATACCACTTGATGATAATCAACTAGAAAACTGGCATCACTATCTAGATTTTGTTGAGATGCAAGAAGATTTTGATTGG GCCGTAAAGCTTTATGAGAGATGCTTAATCCCCTGCGCTGATTACCCTGAATTCTGGATGCGTTATGTTGAATTTATGGAAGCTAAGGGAGGGAGAGAGCTAGCAAACTTTGCCCTTGACCGAGCAACAGAAGTATTTCTTAAG AATGTGCCAGCAATCCATCTTTTCAACTCACGGTTTAAGGAGAAAATAGGGGACAGGTGTGGTGCACGTGCTGCATTTCTTTTGCCCGATAAAGAGTTGAATTCTGACTTTGTGGAAAAAGTTGTAAAAGAAGCCAATATGGAAAAACGATTG GGAAATTTTACAGCAGCCTCAAGTGTTTATGAGAAAGCACTGGCAATGGCAGCAGAGAGGCAAAAATTGCATAGCGTTGCGATTCTCTACATTCATTTCTCTCATCTTAAGTATATG ATGACAGGTAGCGTAGATGCAGCCAGAGATGTGATTATAGACGGCATACAACATGTGCCTCATTGCAAATTACTTCTAGAG GGTTTGATATACTTTTTGATGATGCATGGAGGAGTTGGACAAGTCAATGTAGTGGAACCCATAATAACTGATGCTATATCTCCAGTGCCAGTTGCATCTCAGGGGTTGGGTGCCAAAGATCGGGAAGACATATCGGTTCTATACTTGCAG TTTGTTGACCAATGTGGAACTGTCCACGAGATTATTAAGGCATGGAATCAGCACATAAAATTGTTCCCACATTTGCTAAGGACTACCTCCTCAAAGAAGCTCCCAACTTCAGGCACTCAATTGTTGGACAAACTGACGGTAAAGCCTTGTTGTCCATCTGGAGGCCATACTTCGGACCAACTTAACCAGCTGCAGATGCAAGAGCAGAAGGTATCACTGCCTGAAAATCATCCCATACACCCCAACCAGGTATTCACAAGTCAGATCCAaccagaagaaaacaacaacTGTGCACAGGAGAGATCACAACAGGTATCTCCCAAAATTGCAGAACAGTGTATGGAAGATGAATCAATAGTAAATAAACCAACCCATGATGTGGTACATCAGTCTGGGGATGATGCATGTGGACATATGGAATCAACTCCTTATTCGGTACATCAGGCACCTGAAGCTGCAAATGAACCAGTGGGGCCAGCTCGTGTAGAAGATGAATGTAGACCAATAGTGCCAACTCATGGCTTACTTCATTCACCTGGAGAAGATGCTTATGAAACAATGGACACAACTCATGGTTTGGTAGAAAACACAACTCAACCTGCTCATGACTTAGTGCATCAAGTTGCGAATGTTGATTCATTTTCAGAGGCCTCACAGAAATACACAGATTCCATTAAGGTTGAGCAAGAGCTGGACCATGAGCCTAAACAGCATGCAAAGCCATTTCCTTTAGATGCCCTTCACTTGAATTCTCAGGAGAAGAGATATTGGGAATCAACACCAATGTCTTCTTCTGAGCAACAATCTCCGACCTATAATAGACCAGAGAATTGTCAGAAAGCTAAAGGGAGCCGTTGTACACTCAGCACAGGAAGCTCGATATCCTCTGATTCTGCTCAAATCCAAAATGAAACGTTAAAGCATTCATCAGGAGATACAAGATCTGGGTTTCATGGGGATTCAGAAAATCAACAGAATCAACAATGGCGAGTTTCTCCACAGAAACAACGCCTTCCAGCTGAAATTAATGCCCAAATGGTTAGCAGTGGAGGTGATTCTGATCATCCTTTACCTGCGCAAAATCCACTTGTTCAAAGGAATTCAACTACTCATTCGTCGCCACCACAAAATTTGCAGCAGCAGAGCTTTGTTTCCGAACACCAATCACTTCCTCAAGCACAGATGGCTCAGTTTCCTATGCCAAGCGGGGGGCAGTATGGGAACACAGCTTATATTCAAGAGTACAATCAGATGATGGAAAATTATTTCCGGCAGCTGCAGCACATGATTGCTCAACAACACTATGAATATCAACAACAATTTATGCAGCAGGTGCAGCAGCAACAAGTTCAACAACCCTATcagcagcaacagcagcagcaacttTACTTACAGCAGCAACAGCAACTGGCACAGTTGTACTATCAACAGTTGCCCCAGCTGCAGGGACAGCAAGCTCAGCTgatgcagcagcagcagcagttctATCATCAGTTTATGCAGCCACATGATCAGAACCCGATGCAACAGCAACAAGCATATCAGCAGCACCAACAAATGCAACACCACCAGCAGATTACTTCACCACAGATTCCAACATGGAACGGGAGCTACTATCATCAG